The following are encoded in a window of Eschrichtius robustus isolate mEscRob2 chromosome 1, mEscRob2.pri, whole genome shotgun sequence genomic DNA:
- the RCCD1 gene encoding RCC1 domain-containing protein 1 isoform X3: MRVLLLGPQTRACPVASCRHPRLRGLTGGARHWGPLSPTPQFFLIVPQVLLILTPRPRACLRRTGPSGPTSPRPPKVSPTPRRRPQRPSVGLGDLFDRGEAASVYRKASGRISSSSSLNPPSRRPPQPGRSQQRALPGMAEERRGAWFGFGFCGFGQALGSGRGRQVHSPEPLRAPGAGLDVCRVSASWSYTAFVTRERPPSGAIPTPALGACPAPSPASSPPPAGGGGQVELSGFAIGAVGGCRDAWASEELLVVLRAGPGPGAGTELQAWAPGSALRGEPLWAQTVPEAEREDGPGGDETQAGPLPLLPCARAYVSPRPPFYRPLAPTLRARRLELGAEHALLLDAAGQVFSWGGGRHGQLGHGTLEAEPEPRLLQALQGLTMAEVAAGGWHSLCVSEHRLQMRKLSNCGSWAQPLRGMRDPPRPGLEPVLPALAGRPSTTAPPGKPKTSFLKGLQQDRWQRLGIFISGAGMNQGSWPCPPRAWQRMERQPQKEWGSSTPGAGVNMDSLATKTRPAWIGPAV, translated from the exons ATGCGGGTGCTGCTTCTAGGGCCTCAGACCCGCGCGTGTCCAGTAGCGAGCTGCCGCCATCCCAGACTGAGAGGACTGACAGGCGGCGCCCGTCACTGGGGTCCCTTGTCGCCAACCCCTCAGTTCTTTCTTATCGTCCCCCAAGTGCTTCTAATACTGACTCCGCGGCCCCGCGCGTGCCTGCGGAGGACGGGACCATCTGGCCCAACGAGCCCACGCCCACCGAAGGTTTCGCCCACTCCCCGCCGGAGGCCGCAGCGGCCTAGCGTAGGCCTTGGGGACCTGTTTGATCGAG gtgaggcagCTTCAGTGTACCGCAAGGCATCTGGAAGAATCTCTTCGAGTTCTAGCCTTAACCCTCCGTCCCGCCGGCCGCCCCAGCCCGGTCGCAGCCAGCAGAGGGCGCTGCCGGGCATGGCCGAGGAGCGTCGCGGGGCCTGGTTCGGCTTCGGTTTCTGCGGCTTCGGGCAGGCGCTGGGCTCGGGGCGCGGGCGCCAGGTACACAGCCCCGAGCCTCTGAGGGCGCCGGGTGCGGGCCTCGATGTCTGCCGCGTGAGCGCGAGCTGGAGCTACACCGCCTTCGTGACCCGTGAGCGCCCCCCTTCCGGCGCCATCCCGACCCCAGCCCTGGGTGCGtgtcccgccccctccccagccagctCTCCGCCCCCCGCAGGTGGAGGAGGCCAGGTGGAACTGTCTGGCTTCGCCATCGGAGCGGTGGGCGGCTGCAGGGACGCATGGGCGTCGGAGGAGCTCCTGGTGGTGCTGCGGGCGGGGCCGGGACCCGGGGCCGGGACGGAACTGCAGGCCTGGGCGCCCGGTTCGGCGCTGCGCGGGGAGCCCCTCTGGGCCCAGACCGTGCCGGAGGCCGAGCGGGAAGACGGACCGGGCGGGGATGAGACCCAGGCTGGGCCGCTGCCGCTGCTGCCCTGCGCTCGCGCCTACGTGAGCCCGCGGCCGCCCTTCTACCGGCCTCTGGCCCCGACACTGCGGGCGCGCCGGCTGGAGCTGGGCGCTGAGCACGCGTTGCTGCTGGACGCGGCGGGCCAGGTGTTCTCCTGGGGCGGGGGCAG GCACGGACAGCTGGGCCACGGGACTCTGGAGGCAGAGCCGGAGCCGAGGCTGCTGCAGGCGCTGCAGGGCCTAACCATGGCTGAGGTGGCCGCAGGTGGCTGGCACTCTCTGTGTGTGAGTG agcacaggctccagatgcgcaagctcagtaattgtggctcatgggcccagccgctccgcggcatgcgggatcctcccagaccagggctcgaacccgtgctccctgcattagcaggcagaccctcaaccactgcgccaccagggaagcccaaaacaagTTTTTTAAAAGGCCTTCAGCAGGACCGGTGGCAG AGGCTGGGGATATTTATATCTGGGGCTGGAATGAATCAGGGcagctggccctgcccaccaagaGCGTGGCAGAGGATGGAAAGACAACCTCAGAAG GAATGGGGGAGCTCTACACCTGGGGCTGGG
- the RCCD1 gene encoding RCC1 domain-containing protein 1 isoform X2 — MRVLLLGPQTRACPVASCRHPRLRGLTGGARHWGPLSPTPQFFLIVPQVLLILTPRPRACLRRTGPSGPTSPRPPKVSPTPRRRPQRPSVGLGDLFDRGEAASVYRKASGRISSSSSLNPPSRRPPQPGRSQQRALPGMAEERRGAWFGFGFCGFGQALGSGRGRQVHSPEPLRAPGAGLDVCRVSASWSYTAFVTRERPPSGAIPTPALGACPAPSPASSPPPAGGGGQVELSGFAIGAVGGCRDAWASEELLVVLRAGPGPGAGTELQAWAPGSALRGEPLWAQTVPEAEREDGPGGDETQAGPLPLLPCARAYVSPRPPFYRPLAPTLRARRLELGAEHALLLDAAGQVFSWGGGRHGQLGHGTLEAEPEPRLLQALQGLTMAEVAAGGWHSLCVSEAGDIYIWGWNESGQLALPTKSVAEDGKTTSEASGLNEDGSEVKRVAGGEDGAPTPFIAVQPFPALLDLPLGSDAVKASCGSRHTAVVTRMGELYTWGWGKYGQLGHKDTTSLDRPCRVKYFVDKQLQVRTVSCGPWNTYVYAVEKEKS, encoded by the exons ATGCGGGTGCTGCTTCTAGGGCCTCAGACCCGCGCGTGTCCAGTAGCGAGCTGCCGCCATCCCAGACTGAGAGGACTGACAGGCGGCGCCCGTCACTGGGGTCCCTTGTCGCCAACCCCTCAGTTCTTTCTTATCGTCCCCCAAGTGCTTCTAATACTGACTCCGCGGCCCCGCGCGTGCCTGCGGAGGACGGGACCATCTGGCCCAACGAGCCCACGCCCACCGAAGGTTTCGCCCACTCCCCGCCGGAGGCCGCAGCGGCCTAGCGTAGGCCTTGGGGACCTGTTTGATCGAG gtgaggcagCTTCAGTGTACCGCAAGGCATCTGGAAGAATCTCTTCGAGTTCTAGCCTTAACCCTCCGTCCCGCCGGCCGCCCCAGCCCGGTCGCAGCCAGCAGAGGGCGCTGCCGGGCATGGCCGAGGAGCGTCGCGGGGCCTGGTTCGGCTTCGGTTTCTGCGGCTTCGGGCAGGCGCTGGGCTCGGGGCGCGGGCGCCAGGTACACAGCCCCGAGCCTCTGAGGGCGCCGGGTGCGGGCCTCGATGTCTGCCGCGTGAGCGCGAGCTGGAGCTACACCGCCTTCGTGACCCGTGAGCGCCCCCCTTCCGGCGCCATCCCGACCCCAGCCCTGGGTGCGtgtcccgccccctccccagccagctCTCCGCCCCCCGCAGGTGGAGGAGGCCAGGTGGAACTGTCTGGCTTCGCCATCGGAGCGGTGGGCGGCTGCAGGGACGCATGGGCGTCGGAGGAGCTCCTGGTGGTGCTGCGGGCGGGGCCGGGACCCGGGGCCGGGACGGAACTGCAGGCCTGGGCGCCCGGTTCGGCGCTGCGCGGGGAGCCCCTCTGGGCCCAGACCGTGCCGGAGGCCGAGCGGGAAGACGGACCGGGCGGGGATGAGACCCAGGCTGGGCCGCTGCCGCTGCTGCCCTGCGCTCGCGCCTACGTGAGCCCGCGGCCGCCCTTCTACCGGCCTCTGGCCCCGACACTGCGGGCGCGCCGGCTGGAGCTGGGCGCTGAGCACGCGTTGCTGCTGGACGCGGCGGGCCAGGTGTTCTCCTGGGGCGGGGGCAG GCACGGACAGCTGGGCCACGGGACTCTGGAGGCAGAGCCGGAGCCGAGGCTGCTGCAGGCGCTGCAGGGCCTAACCATGGCTGAGGTGGCCGCAGGTGGCTGGCACTCTCTGTGTGTGAGTG AGGCTGGGGATATTTATATCTGGGGCTGGAATGAATCAGGGcagctggccctgcccaccaagaGCGTGGCAGAGGATGGAAAGACAACCTCAGAAG CCTCAGGACTGAATGAAGATGGTTCTGAAGTGAAGAGAGTAGCCGGGGGTGAGGATGGAGCCCCCACCCCCTTCATAGCTGTCCAGCCCTTCCCGGCTTTATTGGACCTCCCCCTGGGCTCAGATGCAGTCAAGGCCAGCTGTGGATCCCGGCACACAGCAGTGGTGACAA GAATGGGGGAGCTCTACACCTGGGGCTGGG
- the RCCD1 gene encoding RCC1 domain-containing protein 1 isoform X5, with amino-acid sequence MRVLLLGPQTRACPVASCRHPRLRGLTGGARHWGPLSPTPQFFLIVPQVLLILTPRPRACLRRTGPSGPTSPRPPKVSPTPRRRPQRPSVGLGDLFDRGEAASVYRKASGRISSSSSLNPPSRRPPQPGRSQQRALPGMAEERRGAWFGFGFCGFGQALGSGRGRQVHSPEPLRAPGAGLDVCRVSASWSYTAFVTRERPPSGAIPTPALGACPAPSPASSPPPAGGGGQVELSGFAIGAVGGCRDAWASEELLVVLRAGPGPGAGTELQAWAPGSALRGEPLWAQTVPEAEREDGPGGDETQAGPLPLLPCARAYVSPRPPFYRPLAPTLRARRLELGAEHALLLDAAGQVFSWGGGRHGQLGHGTLEAEPEPRLLQALQGLTMAEVAAGGWHSLCVSEHRLQMRKLSNCGSWAQPLRGMRDPPRPGLEPVLPALAGRPSTTAPPGKPKTSFLKGLQQDRWQRLGIFISGAGMNQGSWPCPPRAWQRMERQPQKPQD; translated from the exons ATGCGGGTGCTGCTTCTAGGGCCTCAGACCCGCGCGTGTCCAGTAGCGAGCTGCCGCCATCCCAGACTGAGAGGACTGACAGGCGGCGCCCGTCACTGGGGTCCCTTGTCGCCAACCCCTCAGTTCTTTCTTATCGTCCCCCAAGTGCTTCTAATACTGACTCCGCGGCCCCGCGCGTGCCTGCGGAGGACGGGACCATCTGGCCCAACGAGCCCACGCCCACCGAAGGTTTCGCCCACTCCCCGCCGGAGGCCGCAGCGGCCTAGCGTAGGCCTTGGGGACCTGTTTGATCGAG gtgaggcagCTTCAGTGTACCGCAAGGCATCTGGAAGAATCTCTTCGAGTTCTAGCCTTAACCCTCCGTCCCGCCGGCCGCCCCAGCCCGGTCGCAGCCAGCAGAGGGCGCTGCCGGGCATGGCCGAGGAGCGTCGCGGGGCCTGGTTCGGCTTCGGTTTCTGCGGCTTCGGGCAGGCGCTGGGCTCGGGGCGCGGGCGCCAGGTACACAGCCCCGAGCCTCTGAGGGCGCCGGGTGCGGGCCTCGATGTCTGCCGCGTGAGCGCGAGCTGGAGCTACACCGCCTTCGTGACCCGTGAGCGCCCCCCTTCCGGCGCCATCCCGACCCCAGCCCTGGGTGCGtgtcccgccccctccccagccagctCTCCGCCCCCCGCAGGTGGAGGAGGCCAGGTGGAACTGTCTGGCTTCGCCATCGGAGCGGTGGGCGGCTGCAGGGACGCATGGGCGTCGGAGGAGCTCCTGGTGGTGCTGCGGGCGGGGCCGGGACCCGGGGCCGGGACGGAACTGCAGGCCTGGGCGCCCGGTTCGGCGCTGCGCGGGGAGCCCCTCTGGGCCCAGACCGTGCCGGAGGCCGAGCGGGAAGACGGACCGGGCGGGGATGAGACCCAGGCTGGGCCGCTGCCGCTGCTGCCCTGCGCTCGCGCCTACGTGAGCCCGCGGCCGCCCTTCTACCGGCCTCTGGCCCCGACACTGCGGGCGCGCCGGCTGGAGCTGGGCGCTGAGCACGCGTTGCTGCTGGACGCGGCGGGCCAGGTGTTCTCCTGGGGCGGGGGCAG GCACGGACAGCTGGGCCACGGGACTCTGGAGGCAGAGCCGGAGCCGAGGCTGCTGCAGGCGCTGCAGGGCCTAACCATGGCTGAGGTGGCCGCAGGTGGCTGGCACTCTCTGTGTGTGAGTG agcacaggctccagatgcgcaagctcagtaattgtggctcatgggcccagccgctccgcggcatgcgggatcctcccagaccagggctcgaacccgtgctccctgcattagcaggcagaccctcaaccactgcgccaccagggaagcccaaaacaagTTTTTTAAAAGGCCTTCAGCAGGACCGGTGGCAG AGGCTGGGGATATTTATATCTGGGGCTGGAATGAATCAGGGcagctggccctgcccaccaagaGCGTGGCAGAGGATGGAAAGACAACCTCAGAAG CCTCAGGACTGA